In the Actinomycetota bacterium genome, one interval contains:
- the tsf gene encoding translation elongation factor Ts, giving the protein MGKVSVNEIKQLREITGLGVMECKKALSESDGDMEKAKKILKKKGMKIAEKKSSRVTREGVIDSYIHYNSKLGAMVEVNCETDFVSKNENFLKLVHDIAMHVAAANPLYIDRNKISEEIINEKKKSFFLEAIEAGKPKDIAEKIAEQKMEEFFNNNCILEQNFIKNEEITVKELINEAIARMGENIEINRFVRFAFGED; this is encoded by the coding sequence ATGGGCAAAGTATCAGTGAATGAAATAAAGCAACTTAGAGAAATAACTGGTTTAGGAGTAATGGAGTGTAAAAAAGCTCTATCAGAGTCTGATGGTGATATGGAAAAAGCAAAAAAAATATTAAAGAAAAAGGGTATGAAAATTGCTGAGAAGAAATCTTCAAGAGTTACACGGGAAGGTGTGATAGATAGTTACATCCATTATAATAGTAAATTAGGGGCAATGGTTGAGGTAAATTGTGAGACAGATTTTGTTTCAAAAAATGAAAACTTTTTAAAACTTGTTCATGATATTGCAATGCATGTAGCAGCAGCAAACCCTTTATATATTGATAGAAATAAAATTTCTGAGGAAATTATTAATGAAAAGAAGAAAAGCTTTTTTTTAGAAGCAATTGAGGCTGGAAAACCAAAAGATATTGCTGAAAAAATAGCTGAGCAGAAGATGGAAGAATTCTTTAATAATAATTGTATTTTGGAACAGAATTTTATTAAAAATGAGGAAATTACTGTTAAAGAACTAATAAATGAAGCAATAGCAAGAATGGGTGAAAATATCGAAATAAATAGGTTTGTAAGATTTGCATTTGGTGAAGATTAA
- the pyrH gene encoding UMP kinase produces the protein MNEEKTKITKKSIRYKRVLIKLGGEAFSSEGLNIDPKVVDEIASHIIKITKEGVEVAVTVGGGNIFRGGSAAKRGMERVTADNIGMLATVMNGIALQDSLERLGAETRVLSAIEMKEIAEPYIRRRALRHLEKGRVVIFCAGTGSPYFTTDTAAVIKAKEIDADLIMKATKVDGVYDRDPMIYKDAKMFDEITYLEAINKGVGIIDTTALSYCMDYDMPIAIFNLNPKGNMLRIIRGERIGTLVDIKEKNQTSKDNK, from the coding sequence ATGAATGAAGAAAAAACTAAAATTACAAAAAAATCAATAAGGTATAAAAGAGTTCTAATAAAACTTGGAGGAGAAGCATTTTCAAGCGAAGGTTTAAATATTGATCCTAAAGTAGTAGATGAAATAGCATCTCATATTATAAAAATCACTAAGGAAGGGGTTGAAGTAGCAGTAACAGTTGGAGGAGGGAATATCTTCAGAGGTGGATCAGCAGCAAAAAGAGGTATGGAAAGGGTAACAGCAGATAATATTGGCATGTTAGCTACAGTAATGAATGGTATTGCTCTTCAGGATTCATTGGAAAGATTAGGGGCTGAAACAAGAGTTTTAAGCGCAATAGAAATGAAGGAAATTGCTGAACCCTATATTAGAAGAAGAGCTTTAAGACATTTAGAAAAGGGAAGAGTTGTAATATTTTGTGCTGGAACTGGAAGCCCATATTTTACAACGGACACAGCTGCTGTAATAAAAGCAAAAGAGATAGATGCAGATTTAATTATGAAAGCTACTAAAGTGGATGGTGTTTATGATAGAGATCCAATGATTTATAAAGATGCTAAGATGTTTGATGAAATAACTTATCTTGAAGCAATAAATAAGGGAGTAGGAATCATAGATACAACAGCACTTTCATATTGTATGGATTACGATATGCCTATAGCTATTTTCAATCTAAATCCAAAGGGAAATATGTTACGAATTATACGAGGTGAGAGGATAGGTACTTTAGTAGATATTAAAGAAAAAAATCAAACCTCTAAGGATAATAAATAA